Proteins encoded within one genomic window of Camelina sativa cultivar DH55 chromosome 19, Cs, whole genome shotgun sequence:
- the LOC109130997 gene encoding EMBRYO SURROUNDING FACTOR 1-like protein 7: MQTMKSSHIALICIVIFSLFTLHECGKMEDGETKRSMLSIHIPPCIKTFCTIPYIRDCWCCLRLLDPKKKRLCWKDKDYPNAKELCYAGCSN; the protein is encoded by the exons ATGCAAACCATGAAATCATCACATATAGCTCTAATATGCATAGtcatcttctccctcttcaCTCTACATGAAT GTGGGAAAATGGAGGatggagaaacaaaaagatcaatGCTCAGTATTCACATTCCTCCGTGTATCAAAACTTTTTGTACGATACCATATATAAGGGATTGTTGGTGTTGTTTGAGACTACTGGACCCTAAGAAAAAGAGGCTTTGTTGGAAAGACAAGGATTATCCAAACGCCAAAGAGCTATGCTACGCCGGATGTTCAAACTAG